The genomic stretch TCGCGCGTCGCGGATCTGATGCATGGCCCGGCGGAGCTTCCCCTGGCCCAGCCCGCGACACCGATGGCCGAGGCGCTGCTGGCCATGACGGCCCGGCGCTTTGGCTGCCTTGGCATCACCGATGGCGGCGGCCGGCTGATCGGCATCATCACCGATGGCGATCTGCGGCGCGCCCTCAAGCCCGGCGGTGACCTGCTGTCACACAGCGCGAGCGAGGTGATGACACCGAGCCCCCGCACCATCGCGCCCGATGCCCTGGCGGCCGAGGCGCTGCGGCTGATGAATGAGAGCGGCATCACCACGCTCTTTGTCGTGGATGCCGGGCAGCGGCCCATCGGCATCCTGCACCTGCATGACCTGCTGCGCGCCGGTGTCGCCTGATGGGCGTCGCGCCATGAGCGACAAGGTCCGCCGCACGGATTTCCGCGAGACCTCGCCGGATCGCCGGCGCGTGCTCACCCCCTCGCGCGAGCGGCGGGTGCCCAGCCGCGGGCAGATCCAGCGCCGCCAGCGCCTGGTGCAGGCGATGAAGCTGGTGATGCCGCTGCTGGCCGCCTCCGTGCTCGGGCTGCTGGTCTTCTGGCCCGAGATCGAAGGGCGTGACAGCCGCCTGTCCTTCCGCCGCGGCCCTTCCCTGACGCCGGAGGCGCTGCAACTCGTGGCGCCGCGCTTCCAGGGCGTGGATGAGCTGAACCGGCCCTACACCATCACCTCCCGCTCGGCCCGCCAGCCCGGCCAGGAGGAGGTGATGCTGCTCGATCTGCCGAAGGCGGATATCCTGATGACGGACGGCACCTGGGTCTATGTCGAGAGCAATCACGGCCGGTATGACAAGGCCGCCCAGCACCTGGATCTCTCGGGCGATGTGCGGCTGTTCCATGATGGCGGAATCCTGTTCCGCACCGAGGAAGCGGCCGTCCAGGTGGATGCCGGCACCGCCTCCGGCGACCGGCCGACCAAGGTCCAGGGCAGCTTCGGCACGGTCGAATCGGAAGGTTTTGAGCTGCTGGATCGCGGCGCGGTGATGATCTTCACCGGCCGCGCCCGCGCGATTTTGGAGGGA from Sediminicoccus sp. KRV36 encodes the following:
- the lptC gene encoding LPS export ABC transporter periplasmic protein LptC translates to MSDKVRRTDFRETSPDRRRVLTPSRERRVPSRGQIQRRQRLVQAMKLVMPLLAASVLGLLVFWPEIEGRDSRLSFRRGPSLTPEALQLVAPRFQGVDELNRPYTITSRSARQPGQEEVMLLDLPKADILMTDGTWVYVESNHGRYDKAAQHLDLSGDVRLFHDGGILFRTEEAAVQVDAGTASGDRPTKVQGSFGTVESEGFELLDRGAVMIFTGRARAILEGRQQ